From a region of the Tenggerimyces flavus genome:
- a CDS encoding heat shock protein transcriptional repressor HspR codes for MPTERRRPFDVTLDEDTPVYVISVAAQLTGLHPQTLRTYDRLGLVSPGRTGGGGRRYSLRDIEILRHVTQLTAAGIGLEGVRRILELEHLVEALQDRVSDLEEQLESTQVAMERAYEQAAFLPELLPQQTQAVVLWQGKRRRRR; via the coding sequence ATGCCCACCGAACGCCGCCGTCCGTTCGACGTCACGCTGGACGAGGACACTCCGGTGTACGTGATCAGCGTGGCGGCTCAGCTCACCGGTCTGCACCCGCAGACGCTTCGCACCTACGACCGGCTCGGCCTGGTGTCCCCAGGCCGGACCGGCGGGGGCGGGCGGCGGTACTCGCTGCGTGACATCGAGATCCTTCGACACGTCACGCAGCTGACCGCAGCGGGGATCGGGCTGGAGGGCGTACGCCGCATCCTCGAGCTGGAGCACCTCGTCGAGGCGCTGCAGGATCGAGTGTCCGACCTGGAGGAACAGCTGGAAAGCACCCAGGTCGCGATGGAACGCGCGTACGAGCAAGCCGCGTTCCTGCCCGAGCTCCTGCCGCAACAGACGCAGGCGGTCGTGCTCTGGCAGGGCAAGCGGCGTCGACGGCGCTAG